From the Billgrantia sulfidoxydans genome, one window contains:
- a CDS encoding AraC family transcriptional regulator yields MELLAETRHYPDRVLTDRHGFHQLLLGLDGALELESAGRLVHVTRGVLAPVASGEVHHYLAPGANRVLVLDLPEAWCEALAFEGLMRGQARRLPERLVAQGKGLGGSGQALAGWLQQVLAAGGRRLAPPRLKLLELLPAMRGDLAHPWRVGEMARRCHLAEAVFARQFRALTGQSPHEWLVHERLALARELLRVDDASLTEVAQACGFADSAHFSKTFRRHHEASPSEWRRLARVRGAASRGQDSTSDRVT; encoded by the coding sequence ATGGAACTTCTCGCCGAGACACGTCATTACCCCGACCGCGTGCTGACCGACCGCCACGGGTTTCACCAGCTGCTGCTGGGACTCGACGGAGCGCTGGAACTCGAGTCGGCCGGGCGGCTCGTGCACGTGACGCGCGGCGTGCTGGCTCCGGTGGCCAGCGGCGAGGTGCATCACTACCTGGCACCGGGAGCCAACCGCGTGCTGGTGCTCGACCTGCCCGAGGCGTGGTGCGAGGCGTTGGCATTCGAAGGGCTGATGCGGGGGCAGGCGCGGCGTTTGCCGGAGCGGCTGGTGGCGCAAGGGAAGGGGCTTGGCGGCTCGGGCCAGGCACTGGCCGGCTGGCTGCAGCAAGTGCTTGCCGCCGGTGGCCGGCGTTTGGCGCCACCGCGGCTGAAGCTGCTCGAGCTGCTGCCCGCCATGCGCGGCGACCTGGCGCATCCGTGGCGCGTAGGCGAGATGGCCCGGCGTTGTCATCTGGCCGAGGCCGTCTTCGCCCGCCAGTTTCGCGCGTTGACCGGGCAATCGCCCCACGAGTGGCTGGTGCACGAGCGGCTGGCGCTGGCTCGCGAGCTGCTGCGAGTCGACGATGCGTCGCTCACCGAAGTGGCCCAGGCCTGCGGCTTCGCCGACAGCGCCCACTTTTCGAAGACCTTCCGCCGGCATCATGAGGCATCGCCCAGCGAGTGGCGCCGGCTGGCGAGGGTGAGGGGCGCTGCGTCCAGAGGTCAGGATTCGACAAGCGACCGCGTCACCTGA
- a CDS encoding patatin-like phospholipase family protein, translating to MPREERKHIDLALQGGGSHGALTWGVLDRLLEEERLEIDGISGTSAGAMNAVVLADGLHRGGRQGAREALGRFWRGVSDAAQLSPIQPAPWDWLTGTGSLDHSPGYLMFESLTQLIAPAKLNPLKINPLRDLVCKLVDFERVNACRRAKIYVTATNVRTGRAKVFRQPEISVDTVMASACLPFMFPAVEIDGEAYWDGGYSGNPALFPLVDDMDCQDLVVVQVNPLVRQKLPDSARDIINRINEITFNTSLIKELRSIQLLQQLIDAEGLEVERYRSMRLHLIHAEQEVEQLSASSKFNAQWDFVSRLYRQGRGWAELWLEQHFDAIGQHSTFDLDAVFGDGFRPVATKDRRPHRAKRDEDEA from the coding sequence ATGCCCAGGGAAGAACGCAAGCACATCGACCTCGCACTACAGGGCGGAGGCTCCCACGGCGCCTTGACCTGGGGCGTACTCGACCGGCTGCTGGAAGAGGAACGGCTGGAGATCGATGGCATCAGCGGCACCAGCGCGGGGGCGATGAACGCCGTGGTGCTGGCCGATGGCCTGCACCGCGGCGGCCGCCAGGGCGCACGCGAGGCGCTTGGCCGCTTCTGGCGTGGGGTCAGCGATGCCGCACAACTCTCACCCATTCAGCCGGCGCCATGGGACTGGCTGACGGGCACCGGCAGCCTCGATCATTCGCCGGGCTATCTGATGTTCGAGAGCCTGACCCAGCTCATCGCCCCGGCCAAGCTCAACCCACTGAAGATCAATCCGCTACGGGATCTGGTGTGCAAGCTGGTGGATTTCGAGCGTGTCAACGCCTGCCGCCGGGCCAAGATATACGTCACCGCCACCAATGTCCGGACCGGCCGGGCCAAGGTGTTTCGTCAACCGGAAATTTCAGTGGATACGGTGATGGCCTCGGCCTGCCTGCCGTTCATGTTTCCCGCGGTGGAAATCGACGGCGAGGCCTACTGGGACGGCGGCTACAGCGGTAACCCGGCGCTTTTCCCGCTGGTGGACGATATGGATTGCCAGGACCTGGTGGTGGTGCAGGTCAACCCGCTGGTACGCCAGAAACTGCCCGACAGCGCCCGGGACATCATCAACCGCATCAACGAGATCACCTTCAACACCAGCCTGATCAAGGAGCTGCGCAGCATCCAGCTGCTGCAACAGTTGATCGATGCCGAAGGCCTGGAGGTGGAGCGCTACCGCTCCATGCGCCTGCACCTGATCCACGCCGAACAGGAGGTGGAACAGCTCTCCGCCTCCAGCAAGTTCAACGCCCAGTGGGATTTCGTCTCGCGGCTGTATCGCCAGGGCCGCGGCTGGGCCGAGCTGTGGCTCGAACAACACTTCGATGCCATCGGCCAGCACTCCACCTTCGATCTCGATGCCGTGTTCGGCGACGGCTTCCGCCCGGTCGCGACCAAGGATCGCCGCCCCCACCGAGCGAAGCGCGATGAGGACGAGGCATGA
- the ycaC gene encoding isochorismate family cysteine hydrolase YcaC — MSFTYNRLNKDDVALLMVDHQSGLLSLVRDFSPDDFKNNVLALADIAKFFEIPTILTTSFEDGPNGPMVPELKAAFPDAPYFARPGQINAWDNEEFVAAVKATGKKQLLIAGVVTEVCVAFPVLSALEEGFEVFVVTDASGTFNQTTREAAWDRMSQAGAQLMTWFGVGCELHRDWRNDIEGFGGLLAGHLPAYANLIQSYEQQSLAHKR, encoded by the coding sequence ATGTCCTTTACCTACAACCGCCTGAACAAGGACGATGTCGCCCTGCTGATGGTCGACCACCAGTCCGGCCTGCTCTCGCTGGTGCGCGACTTCAGCCCCGACGACTTCAAGAACAACGTGCTGGCCCTGGCCGACATCGCCAAGTTCTTCGAGATCCCCACCATCCTCACCACCAGCTTCGAGGACGGCCCCAACGGCCCGATGGTGCCCGAGCTCAAGGCAGCCTTCCCCGATGCGCCCTACTTCGCGCGCCCCGGTCAGATCAACGCCTGGGACAACGAGGAGTTCGTCGCAGCGGTCAAGGCCACCGGCAAGAAGCAGCTGCTGATCGCCGGCGTGGTGACCGAGGTGTGCGTCGCCTTCCCGGTGCTCTCGGCGCTGGAGGAAGGTTTCGAGGTGTTCGTGGTCACCGACGCCTCAGGCACCTTCAACCAAACCACCCGTGAGGCGGCCTGGGATCGCATGTCGCAGGCCGGTGCCCAGCTGATGACCTGGTTCGGCGTCGGCTGCGAGCTGCACCGCGACTGGCGCAACGACATCGAGGGCTTCGGCGGCCTGCTGGCCGGCCACCTGCCCGCCTACGCCAACCTGATCCAGAGCTACGAGCAGCAGAGCCTGGCGCACAAGCGTTGA
- a CDS encoding antibiotic biosynthesis monooxygenase, whose product MSVSEPAPSAHCEGATIQIHHRVRPEARDRYETWLRQIIEAAGRFPGHQGVHILRPPKGHHDYEIAVRFASDADARRWRESPERRELMGTIQPDLQQAERVEIVSGIDYWFTPPTPAGKQPTRWKQWLVTTAVIWPLTMIVPLLWLPLFGLLPALDTWGIRHGLVAATIVGLVVYTIMPRVVKLVAPWLFR is encoded by the coding sequence ATGTCCGTTTCCGAACCCGCCCCTTCGGCTCACTGCGAGGGGGCAACGATCCAGATCCACCACCGGGTCAGGCCCGAGGCCAGGGATCGCTACGAAACCTGGCTGCGCCAGATCATCGAGGCGGCCGGCCGCTTTCCCGGCCATCAGGGAGTGCACATCCTGCGTCCTCCCAAAGGTCATCATGACTACGAGATCGCCGTGCGCTTCGCCAGCGACGCCGACGCCCGACGCTGGCGGGAGTCGCCCGAGCGCCGCGAGCTGATGGGGACCATCCAGCCCGACCTGCAACAGGCCGAGCGGGTGGAGATCGTCAGCGGCATCGACTACTGGTTCACCCCGCCCACGCCCGCCGGCAAGCAGCCGACGCGCTGGAAACAGTGGCTGGTGACCACGGCGGTGATCTGGCCCCTGACCATGATCGTGCCGCTGCTGTGGCTGCCGCTCTTCGGCCTGCTACCGGCGCTGGACACCTGGGGCATCCGTCACGGCCTGGTGGCCGCCACCATCGTGGGCCTGGTGGTCTACACCATCATGCCGCGGGTGGTGAAACTGGTGGCGCCCTGGCTGTTTCGTTAG
- a CDS encoding DMT family transporter gives MFAFSHRQATAIGATTILNWALLATLTQLSGPVPPFLLTGLAFGIAFLCFLAWSLARHESFVAPLRQAPSVWALGVGGLFGYHALYFVAQQNAPPANAGLISYLWPLLIVLFVGLLPGERLLARHVVGGLLGFVGAALLIGGDLGAGGSALGYGAAFACALVWSGYSVLSRAKKAVPTSAVGGFCLVTALLAFACHGLFEATRWPQGNEWLGVLGLGLGPVGSAFFTWDIGVKHGDLHLLGLLAYATPLLSTLALIMAGYAQATPLLALAAGVITLGMLIGSGALSRRTPVPA, from the coding sequence ATGTTCGCGTTCTCCCACCGTCAGGCCACGGCCATCGGGGCCACCACCATTCTCAACTGGGCGCTGCTCGCCACCCTGACCCAGCTCTCCGGGCCGGTGCCGCCGTTCCTGCTCACCGGGCTGGCGTTCGGTATTGCCTTCCTGTGCTTTCTGGCTTGGAGCCTCGCGCGGCACGAGTCGTTCGTCGCGCCGCTGCGCCAGGCCCCTTCGGTGTGGGCGCTGGGTGTCGGCGGGTTGTTCGGCTATCACGCACTCTATTTCGTCGCCCAGCAGAACGCACCGCCGGCCAACGCGGGGCTGATCAGCTATCTCTGGCCGCTGCTGATTGTGCTGTTCGTCGGCCTGCTGCCGGGCGAGCGGTTGTTGGCACGGCACGTGGTGGGCGGGCTGCTGGGCTTCGTCGGGGCGGCGCTGCTGATCGGCGGCGACCTGGGCGCCGGGGGCAGTGCGCTGGGCTATGGCGCCGCCTTCGCCTGTGCCCTGGTGTGGAGTGGCTACTCGGTGCTGTCGCGGGCCAAGAAGGCGGTGCCGACCAGCGCCGTGGGCGGCTTCTGCCTGGTCACGGCGCTGCTGGCCTTCGCCTGCCACGGGCTCTTCGAGGCGACCCGCTGGCCCCAGGGCAACGAGTGGTTGGGCGTCCTCGGCCTGGGCCTGGGGCCGGTGGGCAGTGCCTTCTTCACCTGGGACATCGGCGTCAAGCACGGCGACCTGCACTTGCTGGGGCTGCTGGCCTACGCCACGCCGTTGCTCTCGACGCTGGCGCTGATCATGGCCGGCTATGCGCAGGCCACCCCCCTGCTGGCGCTGGCGGCAGGCGTGATCACCCTGGGCATGCTGATCGGCAGCGGTGCGCTTTCCCGACGCACGCCTGTCCCCGCCTGA
- a CDS encoding NADPH-dependent FMN reductase: MTTSTPPRILVFAGSARENSFNKRLARLAAERVEHAGGQATFIDLRDYPLPLYDGDLENREGLPASARSLQGLLAEHQGLLLASPEYNGFITPLMKNTLDWMSRSDGECSGLALFTDQVAAVVSASPGALGGMRSLALIRQLLSNLGVTVLPSPLAVPRAAQAFGEDGQLADESQRERLDALCQRLVTTLAKLHAADSTSDS; the protein is encoded by the coding sequence ATGACGACCTCCACCCCACCGCGCATCCTGGTCTTCGCCGGCAGTGCCAGAGAGAACTCCTTCAACAAGCGCCTGGCCCGCCTGGCCGCCGAACGGGTCGAGCATGCCGGCGGCCAGGCGACCTTCATCGACCTGCGCGACTACCCGCTGCCCCTCTACGACGGCGATCTGGAAAACCGCGAGGGCCTGCCGGCCAGTGCTAGAAGTCTGCAGGGCTTGCTTGCCGAGCATCAGGGCCTGCTGCTGGCCTCGCCGGAGTACAACGGCTTCATCACGCCGCTGATGAAGAACACGCTGGACTGGATGTCGCGCTCGGACGGTGAGTGCAGCGGCCTAGCCCTGTTCACCGACCAGGTGGCGGCAGTGGTCTCCGCCTCACCGGGCGCGCTGGGCGGCATGCGCAGCCTGGCGCTGATCCGCCAACTGCTCAGTAACCTCGGCGTGACCGTGCTCCCCAGCCCGCTGGCCGTACCGCGCGCTGCCCAGGCCTTCGGCGAGGATGGCCAGCTGGCGGACGAAAGCCAGCGCGAACGCCTGGACGCTCTTTGTCAGCGGCTGGTCACGACACTGGCCAAGCTACACGCTGCCGATAGCACAAGCGACTCATGA
- a CDS encoding pirin family protein, whose product MKKIHGIYGAPRGHWVGDGFPVRSLFAYDRLGADHLSPFLLLDHAGPHDFAPASRPRGVGAHPHRGFETVTLVYQGELEHRDSTGSGGRIGEGDVQWMTAGAGIVHEEFHSSDFTQQGGTLEMVQLWVNLPAEHKSAPAAYQTLLDADIPRVALPGRAGELRVIAGRYGGQEGPAHTFTPIEVWDLRLAPGGETTLRVPEGHTTLLVVLEGTVQVNGDALVRDAGLVCFERRGDEIRLEANNDAKLLLLAGVPLDEPVVGYGPFVMNSEAEIHQAFADFQAGKFGRLEG is encoded by the coding sequence ATGAAGAAGATCCACGGTATCTATGGCGCCCCACGCGGCCACTGGGTCGGCGACGGCTTCCCCGTGCGCTCGCTGTTCGCCTATGACCGCCTCGGCGCCGACCACCTGAGCCCCTTTCTACTGCTCGACCATGCCGGCCCGCACGACTTCGCCCCGGCAAGCCGGCCGCGGGGCGTCGGCGCTCACCCACACCGCGGCTTCGAGACCGTGACCCTGGTCTACCAGGGTGAACTGGAGCATCGCGACTCCACCGGCAGCGGCGGACGTATCGGCGAGGGTGACGTGCAATGGATGACCGCCGGGGCCGGCATCGTCCACGAGGAGTTCCACTCCAGCGACTTCACGCAGCAAGGCGGCACCCTGGAAATGGTGCAGCTGTGGGTCAACCTGCCGGCCGAGCACAAGTCGGCACCGGCGGCCTACCAGACGCTGCTCGACGCCGACATTCCCCGCGTGGCACTGCCCGGCCGCGCCGGCGAACTGCGGGTGATCGCCGGCAGGTACGGCGGCCAGGAAGGACCGGCCCACACCTTCACCCCGATCGAGGTGTGGGACCTGCGCCTCGCGCCGGGCGGCGAGACGACCCTGAGAGTTCCCGAGGGACACACCACGCTGCTGGTAGTGCTCGAGGGAACGGTACAAGTCAACGGCGATGCCTTGGTACGTGACGCCGGCCTGGTGTGCTTCGAGCGCCGGGGCGACGAGATACGCCTGGAGGCCAACAACGACGCCAAGCTGCTGCTGCTCGCCGGGGTGCCCCTGGACGAACCGGTGGTGGGCTACGGCCCCTTCGTGATGAACAGCGAGGCCGAGATTCACCAGGCCTTTGCCGATTTCCAGGCCGGCAAGTTCGGACGCCTGGAGGGTTAG
- a CDS encoding VOC family protein: MNKTQWVGAALAALLTSHTVQAELPGMRGTQHFGFTVPDRQAAVDFFVEVMGCEAFFTIGPFGPFDDDWMTQNLDVHAEATIPAAHLVRCGNGTNLEIFEYTAPDQRTEQPRNSDIGGHHIAFYVDDMDTAVTYLQAQGLEVLGEPKTFTEGPMKGLTWVYFMAPWGMQLELVSSPHGMGYEADTGSRLWDPRH; the protein is encoded by the coding sequence ATGAACAAGACACAATGGGTAGGGGCCGCCCTGGCAGCGCTACTGACGAGTCATACCGTCCAAGCCGAACTCCCGGGAATGCGCGGCACCCAGCACTTCGGCTTCACCGTGCCTGACCGGCAGGCGGCGGTGGATTTCTTCGTCGAGGTCATGGGTTGTGAAGCCTTCTTCACCATCGGCCCCTTCGGCCCCTTCGACGACGACTGGATGACCCAGAACCTCGACGTGCATGCCGAAGCCACCATCCCCGCCGCCCACCTCGTTCGCTGCGGCAACGGCACCAATCTGGAGATCTTCGAGTACACCGCCCCGGACCAGCGCACCGAGCAGCCGCGCAACAGCGACATCGGCGGACATCATATCGCCTTCTACGTCGATGACATGGATACGGCCGTGACCTATCTCCAGGCGCAAGGACTGGAGGTGTTGGGCGAACCCAAGACCTTTACCGAAGGCCCCATGAAGGGGCTGACCTGGGTTTACTTCATGGCGCCCTGGGGCATGCAACTGGAGCTGGTGAGTTCGCCCCACGGCATGGGCTACGAAGCCGACACCGGCAGCCGGCTGTGGGATCCACGCCACTGA
- a CDS encoding TfoX/Sxy family protein, translated as MSEYTDSLRDVFELFGPIAARRMFGGHGIYHDGLMFALVADETLYLKVDEYNLGDFERAGLEPFGYDKGGRFVRLSYYQAPEELFEDRELAAAWARRSFEAALRAQAGKRKTKP; from the coding sequence GTACACGGATTCGCTGCGTGACGTATTCGAGCTGTTCGGCCCCATCGCCGCACGGCGCATGTTCGGCGGCCACGGCATCTATCATGATGGCCTGATGTTCGCCCTGGTGGCCGACGAGACGCTCTACCTCAAGGTCGATGAGTACAACCTGGGCGACTTCGAGCGCGCGGGGCTCGAACCGTTCGGCTACGACAAGGGTGGCCGGTTCGTCCGGCTCTCCTACTACCAGGCGCCGGAGGAGCTGTTCGAGGACCGCGAGCTGGCCGCGGCCTGGGCGCGTCGCTCCTTCGAAGCGGCCTTGCGTGCCCAGGCGGGCAAGCGCAAGACGAAACCCTGA
- a CDS encoding VOC family protein, which translates to MNGVDERQEAGNAMLPIQGIDHLVLRIRDTDAMLAFYCDVLGCTVEKRQDEIGLIQLRAGRSLIDLVPVEGPLGQRGGAAPGREGRNLDHFCLRLEPFDEAAIRRHLAAHDIEAGELVQRYGAEGTGPSLYLEDPEGNTLELKGPPDA; encoded by the coding sequence ATGAACGGGGTCGATGAGCGACAGGAGGCCGGCAACGCCATGCTGCCCATCCAAGGGATAGACCATCTGGTGCTACGCATCCGCGACACCGACGCCATGCTCGCCTTCTATTGCGACGTATTGGGCTGCACGGTGGAAAAACGTCAGGATGAGATCGGCCTGATCCAACTGCGCGCCGGACGCAGCCTGATCGACCTGGTACCCGTGGAAGGCCCGCTGGGACAGCGTGGCGGCGCCGCCCCGGGCCGCGAGGGGCGCAACCTAGATCACTTCTGCCTGCGCCTGGAACCCTTCGACGAGGCGGCGATACGCCGACACCTCGCCGCGCACGACATCGAGGCCGGCGAACTCGTGCAGCGCTACGGCGCCGAGGGTACGGGCCCCTCGCTCTACCTCGAAGACCCCGAAGGCAACACCCTCGAGCTCAAGGGGCCGCCCGACGCTTGA
- a CDS encoding LysR substrate-binding domain-containing protein, with product MQDLNDLYYFVQVVDHGGFAPAGRALGIPKSKLSRRIAQLEERLGARLIHRSTRHLSVTELGQAYYRHCAAMLVEAEAAEELIQRNLALPRGTVRLSCPPSLLHYLITPLLVRFMAQCPDVEVQVEATSRRVDVIREGFDMAIRVRFPPLEDSDLSMKVLSRSPQRLVAAPAFFEAWPMPRAPGDLAGLPSLDFDQVGRHHDWALDGPEGATAEIRHHPRLVTDNAETLHQAALAGLGVVKLALLVAGQDLQAGRLVDVLPGWEPRGGILHAVFPSRRGVLPAVRALLDFLAENIDEIDFTSQTALAVAMNEEGA from the coding sequence ATGCAGGATCTCAACGACCTCTACTACTTCGTGCAGGTGGTGGATCATGGCGGTTTCGCCCCGGCCGGACGCGCCCTCGGCATCCCCAAGTCGAAGCTGAGCCGGCGTATCGCCCAGCTGGAGGAGCGGCTCGGTGCCCGGCTGATTCATCGTTCGACGCGCCATCTGTCGGTCACCGAGCTGGGCCAGGCCTACTACCGCCACTGCGCGGCGATGCTGGTGGAGGCGGAGGCCGCCGAGGAGTTGATCCAGCGCAATCTGGCGCTACCGCGTGGCACGGTGCGGCTGAGCTGTCCGCCGAGCCTGCTGCACTACCTGATCACTCCGCTGCTGGTCCGCTTCATGGCCCAGTGTCCCGACGTGGAGGTACAGGTGGAGGCCACCAGCCGCCGGGTCGACGTGATCAGGGAAGGCTTCGACATGGCCATCCGCGTGCGCTTTCCGCCGCTCGAGGACAGCGATCTCTCGATGAAGGTGCTGTCGCGCAGCCCCCAGCGCCTGGTGGCCGCTCCCGCGTTTTTCGAGGCGTGGCCGATGCCGCGTGCGCCGGGTGACTTGGCCGGCTTGCCGAGCCTCGACTTCGATCAGGTGGGCAGGCACCACGACTGGGCGCTCGACGGCCCCGAGGGCGCGACGGCTGAGATTCGTCACCACCCCCGTCTGGTGACCGACAATGCCGAGACGCTGCACCAGGCCGCGCTGGCGGGTCTGGGTGTGGTCAAGCTGGCGCTTCTGGTGGCAGGGCAGGACCTGCAGGCGGGGCGTCTCGTCGATGTGCTACCCGGCTGGGAACCGCGGGGAGGGATCCTGCACGCCGTCTTTCCGTCGCGGCGCGGCGTCCTTCCCGCGGTGCGGGCATTGCTCGACTTCCTGGCCGAGAACATCGACGAGATCGACTTTACCAGCCAGACCGCCCTGGCCGTGGCGATGAATGAAGAGGGGGCGTGA
- the corA gene encoding magnesium/cobalt transporter CorA, which translates to MTRLFRKHYHPAGTAPGTLRELSLEQAGLLGPATFHLARREAGRWGAMQEIEVAEIPEAAAEGPLCWLHVQGLPVAEELELLGERVGLHPLAQEDILNGGQRPKVERFDDGLVVILGIPELDEEGDLHLYQLSLFMGANIVVSVMGETLDPFVVFRRRLKESGGRALGEPDDLLYGMLDAAVDHAFPVLDSVGERIEELELEILNQPDSSTLERLHGLKRELIMLRRYLWPTREVINQLLRDHNDLFTPDTRLWMRDVYDHTVQVIDLVESYRDMTASLLDVYLSSMSHRLNESMRKLTIVATVFMPLTFIAGVYGMNFAHPTSPFAMPELGWYWGYPVVWGVMIAVAVGMVMWFKRKRWF; encoded by the coding sequence ATGACCCGTTTGTTCAGGAAGCACTACCATCCGGCCGGTACGGCGCCGGGCACCCTGCGTGAACTGTCGCTGGAACAGGCTGGCCTGCTCGGCCCTGCCACGTTCCACCTGGCTCGTCGCGAAGCGGGGCGCTGGGGCGCGATGCAGGAGATCGAGGTCGCGGAGATTCCCGAGGCCGCCGCGGAGGGGCCGCTGTGCTGGCTTCACGTGCAGGGGCTGCCCGTGGCCGAGGAGCTGGAGCTGCTCGGCGAGCGGGTGGGCCTGCATCCGTTGGCCCAGGAGGACATCCTCAATGGTGGACAGCGGCCCAAGGTCGAGCGCTTCGACGATGGGCTGGTGGTCATTCTGGGCATTCCCGAACTCGACGAAGAGGGTGACCTGCATCTGTACCAGCTGTCGCTGTTCATGGGGGCCAACATCGTCGTCAGCGTAATGGGCGAAACGCTGGATCCTTTCGTGGTATTCCGGCGACGCCTCAAGGAGAGCGGCGGGCGCGCCCTGGGCGAGCCGGACGACCTGCTCTACGGCATGCTCGATGCCGCCGTCGATCATGCCTTCCCGGTGCTCGACAGCGTGGGTGAGCGAATCGAGGAACTGGAACTCGAGATTCTCAACCAGCCGGACAGCTCGACGCTGGAGCGCCTGCATGGCTTGAAGCGCGAACTGATCATGCTGCGGCGTTACCTCTGGCCCACCCGTGAGGTCATCAACCAGCTGTTGCGCGATCATAACGACCTGTTTACGCCCGATACGCGGCTGTGGATGCGCGACGTCTACGACCATACGGTGCAAGTGATCGACCTGGTGGAGAGCTACCGCGACATGACGGCGAGCCTGCTCGACGTCTATCTCTCCAGCATGAGTCACCGGCTCAACGAGAGCATGCGCAAGCTCACCATCGTTGCCACCGTGTTCATGCCGCTGACCTTCATTGCCGGCGTCTACGGCATGAACTTCGCGCATCCCACCAGTCCCTTCGCCATGCCAGAGCTCGGCTGGTACTGGGGCTATCCTGTCGTATGGGGGGTCATGATCGCCGTCGCCGTCGGCATGGTGATGTGGTTCAAGCGCAAGCGCTGGTTCTAG
- a CDS encoding pirin family protein produces MSNLVNDADLSSSLDCPIVDGKRQVQHVAPRTADVGGIPVNRVLPSRHRRLIGAWCFLDHAGPAVFKGDARGLRVGPHPHIGLQTFTWMIEGEVLHRDSLGNEQVIRPGQVNLMTAGRGISHTEESVPGESHLHAAQLWIALPEANRRTEPRFDHYPQLPRWHEGDVELTLLTGEFAGQRAPTLAFSPLVGLDLAAASGGSLALPLREDFEYGLLPLEGELGIEGEHFATNELAYLGRGRRQLALELPAGGRAILVGGEPLGEEILIWWNFVGHSKAEIIEAQRDWEAGSERFGSIPQFDGKRLEPPPLPWRE; encoded by the coding sequence ATGAGCAACCTCGTCAACGACGCCGATCTCTCCTCCTCCTTGGACTGCCCCATCGTCGACGGCAAGCGTCAGGTGCAGCACGTCGCGCCGCGCACGGCCGACGTCGGCGGCATCCCCGTCAACCGTGTGCTGCCCTCTCGCCATCGACGCCTGATCGGTGCCTGGTGCTTCCTCGATCATGCCGGCCCGGCGGTATTCAAGGGCGACGCACGCGGCCTGCGCGTCGGTCCCCACCCGCACATCGGCCTGCAGACCTTCACCTGGATGATCGAGGGGGAAGTGCTGCACCGCGACAGCCTGGGCAACGAGCAGGTGATCCGCCCCGGCCAGGTCAACCTGATGACGGCCGGCCGCGGGATCAGCCACACCGAGGAGTCGGTACCCGGCGAGTCGCACCTGCATGCCGCCCAGCTCTGGATCGCCCTGCCCGAAGCCAACCGCCGCACCGAGCCGCGCTTCGACCACTATCCGCAGTTACCCCGCTGGCACGAGGGAGACGTCGAGCTGACCCTGCTCACCGGCGAGTTCGCCGGCCAGCGGGCACCGACGCTGGCTTTCTCGCCGCTGGTGGGCCTGGACCTGGCGGCAGCCTCCGGCGGCTCGCTGGCACTGCCGCTGCGCGAGGACTTCGAATACGGCCTGCTGCCGCTGGAAGGCGAGCTCGGCATCGAAGGCGAACACTTCGCCACCAACGAGCTGGCCTATCTGGGTCGTGGGCGCCGCCAGCTCGCTCTCGAGCTGCCCGCAGGCGGACGCGCGATCCTGGTCGGCGGCGAACCGCTGGGCGAGGAGATCCTGATCTGGTGGAACTTCGTCGGCCACAGCAAGGCCGAGATCATCGAGGCCCAGCGCGACTGGGAAGCCGGCAGTGAACGCTTCGGCAGCATCCCCCAGTTCGACGGCAAGCGCCTGGAGCCACCGCCCTTGCCCTGGCGGGAATGA